CGCAACGAATTAACGAATACAATGCCGACACCTACGGCAGGTTTGTTGCAAggccatttgtttttgttgtttctggtGAATGTTGTCTAATTTTGGTAATTTGGATTTTCCTCCAGCAACATGGGTAAAATTCTTCACGAATGCGAACATTCCGTCGCCTGCAGCAGCTACGTATGCGCACGTATTTGTCGAAAATCGCATTCAGATGGATATGCTGATGGATCTAAACAAGGAATACCTTCGGGAGATGGGCATAACGACGATGGGCGACATTATAGCGATATTGCGCCACGCTAAAAAAGTTCACGAACAGAGTGCAAGAGATAGGGTTTTATGCGTACCGGATTCGGAAATAACCTTACCGGTGGCCACGGTTTCTGCAACACAGAGTACAAGCTCAGTTAGCAATGGGAAAAAGACGGAAAAAGCTGGGATGACTAGTAAGCGACCGAGATAGAATGATGTTTGCAAGGCTTGTTTTGATTAACCATATCCCTTTTAGGAACCGTGTCAGCAACCATACCAGCGAAGAGCGAATCGAAAGCGCGACGCGTACTGCCGGAACACGAAGGAAAGTATAAAATCACACTCCCTTCCGGTAACACTCCACGAAGTCGCGAGATCCTGCAAAAAAAGACACAGGAAACTAAGCATACACCGAATAGCAGCGTGGCTGTTGGCGCTACCTCAAAAGTAGGTACCAAGCGTAGCAGCATCTTTGACCGACTCAATAATGACAGCGAACCACCGAGCAAAGTGACCCCGAGAGCACCATCACTCCAACACGTAACATCATCCGTCGTCGTATCGAGCTCCATCTTTTCCCGGTTGGGCGATCGACAAGCAGATGCCAACGGAAGTTCCTCCACAGTACGGAGCACAGCATCGAGCATTTTGAAGACTTCCATCACCAACAACGGCACAACATCAGCTGTCACGAATATCCCTCCATCACAGCAGAAGGTTATTCTGATTAAAAAGATGCCCGCCAAAGCGGCTTTACCAACATCATCGGACGAGGATGAAATATGCGCTTATCCAGCATTCGGTGGAAGCGGCATAAAGACTGTCAAGTTTTCCGGGGAGGACGAAGTGCTCGAAATTGCTCCTAGAAAACCCCACAAATCTAGCGCCAGCACACCCGGGAGCCGGTTGAAGTTCAACGAGCAGGAAGTCTCTGTGAAACAGCGCCTCGGAGGTGTAGCTAGAAAGGGAGCCAATTCTACTGCCGGTCCTGTGAATCGAGTACCGTCCTTCCGCGGTACGAAGAAGGTGGTGCACATGAAACCACAACCCAAGGTATCTCCTGTAAGAAGTGGACTGAAGTCAGATTCGATCGGAGCGGCGCGTAGTAAGCAACCGATTAAAGCTCGGCTCAACCTAAGCTCTCAGACTGCCGTCAACGAATCGAAGCTCAGCATTGTGAAGCGGATGGATAGATTTAGCCTCGATTCTAAGGCAACCAACAATAGACGTAGTGCACCGGCTGGCAACAGCAGCGGAACCGTGTTTGATCGACTAGGATATAACCGTAAATGAGCAGATACATCagtgttgttttaatttccccTCAAATAAATGAATCAACATTTAATACTTGATAAGTCGGTTTCACGTTTGCTTGACTCCGTGGGATGTAATGGGAAAGAATTATTATAATAAGGAACCAGATCTATGGATCTGATAGGCAGTTCTAATCCAAACCTTCAACCGTAACGTATAAATCCAAAGTCCCATTGTCAGAGCTTCCGCTTGCTTTCCTGGATTGTTGTGTACATTGCTGTTGTTATCTTCGTTATCGGCAAATTCCAAAATTACTTTATTGCTGAAGATTGTGACGATTTGCTACTCCGTTCCAGTTGATTGCGTTGAACTTTGTAACGGCATGTTAGTAGCGACGATCGCTCATCGTTTGCGCCTCTGTGCACGGTAGTTGCATTCTTAGTTAGTGTGTAATTTGCGTCTTTGATCATTTGAGGCTAAACAGTCGCAAAAACTAGATAATGGATATCGTGATTAAATTGAACAGCCAAACGGTAGGAAAAGACAAAATCGCAAGGTAAAACAATAATGCGTACCTACGTGTCAGAACTGTTCACtaatccaaaacaaaactgaatatCATCTTCCAGGCTGTGTCAATATTCCTGCCGAGCATTATGGGCCAGCAAAGAAGGATCGGAATCGCTCGAAACGATTAAATTGTTGAAACACATTGAAAGCATTTTAAGTTCATTCCGCAAATGTACGTATAAA
This Anopheles marshallii chromosome 3, idAnoMarsDA_429_01, whole genome shotgun sequence DNA region includes the following protein-coding sequences:
- the LOC128714690 gene encoding uncharacterized protein C19orf47; its protein translation is MPTPTAATWVKFFTNANIPSPAAATYAHVFVENRIQMDMLMDLNKEYLREMGITTMGDIIAILRHAKKVHEQSARDRVLCVPDSEITLPVATVSATQSTSSVSNGKKTEKAGMTRTVSATIPAKSESKARRVLPEHEGKYKITLPSGNTPRSREILQKKTQETKHTPNSSVAVGATSKVGTKRSSIFDRLNNDSEPPSKVTPRAPSLQHVTSSVVVSSSIFSRLGDRQADANGSSSTVRSTASSILKTSITNNGTTSAVTNIPPSQQKVILIKKMPAKAALPTSSDEDEICAYPAFGGSGIKTVKFSGEDEVLEIAPRKPHKSSASTPGSRLKFNEQEVSVKQRLGGVARKGANSTAGPVNRVPSFRGTKKVVHMKPQPKVSPVRSGLKSDSIGAARSKQPIKARLNLSSQTAVNESKLSIVKRMDRFSLDSKATNNRRSAPAGNSSGTVFDRLGYNRK